A genomic window from Chaetodon trifascialis isolate fChaTrf1 chromosome 22, fChaTrf1.hap1, whole genome shotgun sequence includes:
- the LOC139350484 gene encoding ubiquitin carboxyl-terminal hydrolase 15-like isoform X1, which translates to MAEGGAADLDTQRGEVAALLKTQLRKGDTWYLVDSHWFKQWKKYVGFDSWDKYQMGDQNVYPGPVDNSGLLRDGDVLAIKEHLIDELDYILVPTEGWNKLVSWYGLTEGQEPIARKVVEQGMFVKHCKVEVYLTELKLCEDSNMDNVITRRFSKADTIDMIEKEMRKLFSIADEKETRLWNRYMSNTFEPLNKPDSTIQDAGLYQGQVLVIEQKNEDGTWPRGSTAPKSSGASNLSALPKISPSSLTNNHNSSFNSRNVKNSSYSLPSYHPYSNSYDYSDQSRQSERSGLCGLSNLGNTCFMNSAVQCLSNIPPLTEYFLKDKYTDELNEDNPLGMKGEIARAYAELIKQLWSGKYSYVTPRPFKTQVGRFAPQFSGYQQQDSHELLAFLLDGLHEDLNRIRKKPYIQLKDANGRPDKVVAEEAWENHIKRNDSIIVDIFHGLFKSTLVCPVCSKVSVTFDPFCYLTLPLPMKKERTLEVYLVRLDPMAKPTQYKLTVPKVGYISDLCTSLSNLSGVPAEKMIVTDIYNHRFHRIFATNENLSSIMERDDIYVFELAVNRVEDTDHVVIPVHLREKYKQSGYNHTSTPLFGQPFLIAVPRTLSEDKLYNMLLLRLCRFVRSSVEEDEDDCEETQPAKQHTVNGNATNGLLEEGSPSEMETDEQDDESSQDQELPSENDNSQSEDSVGGDNELENGVIGPQNSTKGLQTAGHNRKRLFTFQFNNMGKTDFSLIKEDTRQIRFDEGHLRLSDRSYLSLDWEPEIKKKYFDETVVEDFDKHESMEYKPQKKAFFKLKDCIELFTTKEKLGAEDPWYCPNCKQHQQATKKLDLWSLPPVLVVHLKRFSYSRYMRDKLDSLVDFPLRDLDMSEFLINPNAGPCRYDLIAVSNHYGGMGGGHYTAYAKNKDDGKWYNFDDSSVSPANEDQIVSKAGYVLFYQRQDTVKGTGYFALDREEEEEDEEEEEGEDEEENEGEGRPERKAASSAQGAAASAASAQSDEEDPNENRRRKNDNEQEDEEEEEEEDEEEEEEEEEEQAPNRDVTMKTN; encoded by the exons GTACCTTGTGGACAGTCACTGGTTCAAACAGTGGAAGAAATATGTGGGATTTGACAGTTGGGACAAATACCAGATGGGGGACCAGAATGTCTACCCAGGACCAGTTGATAACTCTGGTCTTCTCAGAG ATGGGGATGTGCTGGCCATCAAGGAGCACCTCATCGATGAACTTGACTACATCTTAGTCCCAACAGAGGGCTGGAATAAGCTTGTCAGTTGGTATGGTTTGACAGAGGGTCAGGAGCCAATTGCACGCAAG gtGGTGGAACAGGGTATGTTTGTGAAGCACTGCAAGGTGGAGGTGTACTTGACAGAGCTGAAGCTCTGTGAGGACAGCAACATGGACAATGTGATCACCAGGCGCTTCAGTAAAGCTGATACAATAG ACATGATTgagaaggagatgaggaagCTGTTCAGCATCGCCGATGAGAAGGAGACCAGACTGTGGAATAGGTACATGAGCAACACCTTTGAGCCTCTCAACAAACCTGACAGCACCATTCAGGACGCCGGCCTCTACCAAGGACAG GTTCTCGTAATAGAGCAGAAGAACGAGGATGGCACATGGCCCCGAGGCTCCACGGCACCCAA GTCATCTGGTGCTTCCAATCTCTCTGCTTTGCCAAAGATCTCGCCTTCATCTCTCACAAACAATCATAACAGCAGCTTCAACAGCAGGAA TGTGAAGAATTCGAGCTATAGTTTGCCATCCTACCACCCCTACAGCAACAGCTATGACTACTCAGACCAGAGCAGGCAGAGTGAGCGCTCAGGCCTCTGTGGACTCTCCAACCTAGGCAACACCTGCTTCATGAACTCTGCAGTGCAG TGTTTAAGCAATATCCCTCCACTGACGGAGTACTTCCTCAAAGACAAGTACACGGACGAGCTGAACGAAGACAACCCGCTGGGCATGAAGGGGGAGATCGCGAGAGCCTACGCCGAGCTTATCAAGCAGCTGTGGTCGGGCAAATACAGCTACGTCACCCCAAGGCCTTTCAAG ACCCAGGTGGGCCGCTTTGCCCCACAGTTCTCGGGCTACCAACAGCAGGACTCTCACGAGCTGCTGGCCTTTCTCCTGGATGGCCTTCACGAGGACTTGAACCGCATCAGAAAGAAGCCTTACATCCAGCTGAAGGACGCTAACGGCAGGCCTGATAAG GTGGTGGCAGAGGAGGCGTGGGAGAACCACATCAAGAGAAACGACTCCATCATTGTGGACATCTTCCACGGCCTTTTCAAGTCCACCCTGGTGTGTCCTGTGTGCTCCAAGGTCTCGGTGACCTTTGATCCTTTCTGCTACTTGACTCTGCCCCTGCCCATGAAGAAGGAGCGCACACTGGAGGTGTACCTGGTCCGGCTGGACCCTATGGCCAAACCCACGCAG tACAAGCTGACCGTGCCAAAGGTGGGCTACATCTCTGACCTGTGTACCTCCCTCTCCAACCTGTCTGGGGTGCCCGCTGAGAAG ATGATTGTCACCGACATCTACAACCACCGTTTCCACCGAATTTTCGCCACCAACGAGAACCTCAGCAGCATTATGGAGAGAGATGATATCTATGT ATTTGAGCTGGCGGTGAACAGGGTGGAGGACACAGACCACGTAGTGATCCCAGTGCACCTGAGGGAGAAGTACAAACAGTCGGGGTACAACCACACCAGCACGCCGCTCTTCGGGCAGCCCTTCCTCATCGCCGTCCCCAGAACCCTCAGTGAAGATAAACTCTACAACATGCTGCTCCTGCGCCTCTG CCGGTTTGTTAGATCTTCAgtagaggaggatgaagacgaTTGCGAGGAGACGCAGCCAGCCAAACAACACACTGTCAATGGTAACGCCACTAATGGACTGCTGGAGGAGGGGTCGCCGA GCGAGATGGAGACGGACGAACAGGACGACGAGTCCAGTCAGGATCAGGAGCTGCCCTCCGAGAACGACAACAGCCAGTCAGAGGACTCTGTGGGCGGGGACAACGAGCTGGAGAACGGTGTGATTGGGCCTCAGAACTCCACCAAAGGCCTGCAGACGGCCGGGCACAACAGAAAGAGACTTTTTACATTCCAGTTCAATAACATGGGGAAAACGGACTTCTCCCTGATCAAGGAGGACACCAGGCAGATCCGCTTCGATGAGGGACACCTCCGACTCAGTG ACCGCTCTTATCTCTCCTTGGACTGGGAACCAGAGATCAAGAAGAAGTACTTTGACGAGACCGTCGTTGAG GACTTTGACAAGCATGAGAGCATGGAGTACAAGCCTCAGAAGAAGGCTTTCTTCAAGCTGAAGGATTGCATCGAGCTGTTCACCACCAAGGAGAAGCTGGGAGCAGAGGACCCATG GTACTGTCCAAACTGTAAGCAGCACCAACAGGCCACTAAGAAGCTGGACCTGTGGTCTCTGCCGCCGGTGCTGGTGGTCCATCTGAAGCGCTTCTCCTACAGTCGTTACATGAGGGACAAACTGGACTCCCTTGTTGATTTCCCactcag AGACCTGGACATGTCTGAGTTCCTGATCAACCCCAACGCTGGGCCCTGTCGCTATGACCTCATCGCTGTGTCCAACCACTACGGCGGGATGGGTGGAGGCCACT ATACCGCCTACGCCAAGAACAAAGACGATGGAAAGTGGTACAACTTTGACGACAGCAGCGTCTCTCCCGCCAACGAAGATCAAATAGTG TCCAAAGCAGGCTACGTGCTGTTCTACCAGCGCCAGGACACGGTGAAGGGCACCGGCTACTTCGCTCTCGACcgcgaggaagaggaggaggacgaggaggaggaagaaggtgaggacgaggaggagaacGAAGGCGAGGGGAGGCCGGAGAGAAAGGCCGCGTCCTCTGCTCAGGGCGCCGCTGcctccgccgcctccgctcagaGCGACGAGGAGGACCCGAACGAGAACCGGCGCAGGAAGAACGACAACGAgcaggaagatgaggaggaggaggaggaggaggacgaagaggaggaggaggaagaggaggaggagcaggcgCCCAATCGAGACGTCACCATGAAAACCAACTGA
- the LOC139350484 gene encoding ubiquitin carboxyl-terminal hydrolase 15-like isoform X3 produces the protein MLLCCWWCLRPEAVELDSRRVDHHRVLTCEATASTAITAVSLDQWEPETTNTALQPSQSVKNSSYSLPSYHPYSNSYDYSDQSRQSERSGLCGLSNLGNTCFMNSAVQCLSNIPPLTEYFLKDKYTDELNEDNPLGMKGEIARAYAELIKQLWSGKYSYVTPRPFKTQVGRFAPQFSGYQQQDSHELLAFLLDGLHEDLNRIRKKPYIQLKDANGRPDKVVAEEAWENHIKRNDSIIVDIFHGLFKSTLVCPVCSKVSVTFDPFCYLTLPLPMKKERTLEVYLVRLDPMAKPTQYKLTVPKVGYISDLCTSLSNLSGVPAEKMIVTDIYNHRFHRIFATNENLSSIMERDDIYVFELAVNRVEDTDHVVIPVHLREKYKQSGYNHTSTPLFGQPFLIAVPRTLSEDKLYNMLLLRLCRFVRSSVEEDEDDCEETQPAKQHTVNGNATNGLLEEGSPSEMETDEQDDESSQDQELPSENDNSQSEDSVGGDNELENGVIGPQNSTKGLQTAGHNRKRLFTFQFNNMGKTDFSLIKEDTRQIRFDEGHLRLSDRSYLSLDWEPEIKKKYFDETVVEDFDKHESMEYKPQKKAFFKLKDCIELFTTKEKLGAEDPWYCPNCKQHQQATKKLDLWSLPPVLVVHLKRFSYSRYMRDKLDSLVDFPLRDLDMSEFLINPNAGPCRYDLIAVSNHYGGMGGGHYTAYAKNKDDGKWYNFDDSSVSPANEDQIVSKAGYVLFYQRQDTVKGTGYFALDREEEEEDEEEEEGEDEEENEGEGRPERKAASSAQGAAASAASAQSDEEDPNENRRRKNDNEQEDEEEEEEEDEEEEEEEEEEQAPNRDVTMKTN, from the exons ATGCTCCTGTGTTGCTGGTGGTGCCTGAGGCCTGAGGCGGTGGAGCTGGACAGCAGGAGGGTGGACCACCACCGTGTGCTGACCTGCGAGGCCACTGCCTCCACCGCCATCACCGCTGTTTCCCTTGACCAGTGGGAGCCAGAAACGACCAACACTGCCTTGCAGCCCTCCCAGAG TGTGAAGAATTCGAGCTATAGTTTGCCATCCTACCACCCCTACAGCAACAGCTATGACTACTCAGACCAGAGCAGGCAGAGTGAGCGCTCAGGCCTCTGTGGACTCTCCAACCTAGGCAACACCTGCTTCATGAACTCTGCAGTGCAG TGTTTAAGCAATATCCCTCCACTGACGGAGTACTTCCTCAAAGACAAGTACACGGACGAGCTGAACGAAGACAACCCGCTGGGCATGAAGGGGGAGATCGCGAGAGCCTACGCCGAGCTTATCAAGCAGCTGTGGTCGGGCAAATACAGCTACGTCACCCCAAGGCCTTTCAAG ACCCAGGTGGGCCGCTTTGCCCCACAGTTCTCGGGCTACCAACAGCAGGACTCTCACGAGCTGCTGGCCTTTCTCCTGGATGGCCTTCACGAGGACTTGAACCGCATCAGAAAGAAGCCTTACATCCAGCTGAAGGACGCTAACGGCAGGCCTGATAAG GTGGTGGCAGAGGAGGCGTGGGAGAACCACATCAAGAGAAACGACTCCATCATTGTGGACATCTTCCACGGCCTTTTCAAGTCCACCCTGGTGTGTCCTGTGTGCTCCAAGGTCTCGGTGACCTTTGATCCTTTCTGCTACTTGACTCTGCCCCTGCCCATGAAGAAGGAGCGCACACTGGAGGTGTACCTGGTCCGGCTGGACCCTATGGCCAAACCCACGCAG tACAAGCTGACCGTGCCAAAGGTGGGCTACATCTCTGACCTGTGTACCTCCCTCTCCAACCTGTCTGGGGTGCCCGCTGAGAAG ATGATTGTCACCGACATCTACAACCACCGTTTCCACCGAATTTTCGCCACCAACGAGAACCTCAGCAGCATTATGGAGAGAGATGATATCTATGT ATTTGAGCTGGCGGTGAACAGGGTGGAGGACACAGACCACGTAGTGATCCCAGTGCACCTGAGGGAGAAGTACAAACAGTCGGGGTACAACCACACCAGCACGCCGCTCTTCGGGCAGCCCTTCCTCATCGCCGTCCCCAGAACCCTCAGTGAAGATAAACTCTACAACATGCTGCTCCTGCGCCTCTG CCGGTTTGTTAGATCTTCAgtagaggaggatgaagacgaTTGCGAGGAGACGCAGCCAGCCAAACAACACACTGTCAATGGTAACGCCACTAATGGACTGCTGGAGGAGGGGTCGCCGA GCGAGATGGAGACGGACGAACAGGACGACGAGTCCAGTCAGGATCAGGAGCTGCCCTCCGAGAACGACAACAGCCAGTCAGAGGACTCTGTGGGCGGGGACAACGAGCTGGAGAACGGTGTGATTGGGCCTCAGAACTCCACCAAAGGCCTGCAGACGGCCGGGCACAACAGAAAGAGACTTTTTACATTCCAGTTCAATAACATGGGGAAAACGGACTTCTCCCTGATCAAGGAGGACACCAGGCAGATCCGCTTCGATGAGGGACACCTCCGACTCAGTG ACCGCTCTTATCTCTCCTTGGACTGGGAACCAGAGATCAAGAAGAAGTACTTTGACGAGACCGTCGTTGAG GACTTTGACAAGCATGAGAGCATGGAGTACAAGCCTCAGAAGAAGGCTTTCTTCAAGCTGAAGGATTGCATCGAGCTGTTCACCACCAAGGAGAAGCTGGGAGCAGAGGACCCATG GTACTGTCCAAACTGTAAGCAGCACCAACAGGCCACTAAGAAGCTGGACCTGTGGTCTCTGCCGCCGGTGCTGGTGGTCCATCTGAAGCGCTTCTCCTACAGTCGTTACATGAGGGACAAACTGGACTCCCTTGTTGATTTCCCactcag AGACCTGGACATGTCTGAGTTCCTGATCAACCCCAACGCTGGGCCCTGTCGCTATGACCTCATCGCTGTGTCCAACCACTACGGCGGGATGGGTGGAGGCCACT ATACCGCCTACGCCAAGAACAAAGACGATGGAAAGTGGTACAACTTTGACGACAGCAGCGTCTCTCCCGCCAACGAAGATCAAATAGTG TCCAAAGCAGGCTACGTGCTGTTCTACCAGCGCCAGGACACGGTGAAGGGCACCGGCTACTTCGCTCTCGACcgcgaggaagaggaggaggacgaggaggaggaagaaggtgaggacgaggaggagaacGAAGGCGAGGGGAGGCCGGAGAGAAAGGCCGCGTCCTCTGCTCAGGGCGCCGCTGcctccgccgcctccgctcagaGCGACGAGGAGGACCCGAACGAGAACCGGCGCAGGAAGAACGACAACGAgcaggaagatgaggaggaggaggaggaggaggacgaagaggaggaggaggaagaggaggaggagcaggcgCCCAATCGAGACGTCACCATGAAAACCAACTGA
- the LOC139350484 gene encoding ubiquitin carboxyl-terminal hydrolase 15-like isoform X2 has translation MAEGGAADLDTQRGEVAALLKTQLRKGDTWYLVDSHWFKQWKKYVGFDSWDKYQMGDQNVYPGPVDNSGLLRDGDVLAIKEHLIDELDYILVPTEGWNKLVSWYGLTEGQEPIARKVVEQGMFVKHCKVEVYLTELKLCEDSNMDNVITRRFSKADTIDMIEKEMRKLFSIADEKETRLWNRYMSNTFEPLNKPDSTIQDAGLYQGQVLVIEQKNEDGTWPRGSTAPNVKNSSYSLPSYHPYSNSYDYSDQSRQSERSGLCGLSNLGNTCFMNSAVQCLSNIPPLTEYFLKDKYTDELNEDNPLGMKGEIARAYAELIKQLWSGKYSYVTPRPFKTQVGRFAPQFSGYQQQDSHELLAFLLDGLHEDLNRIRKKPYIQLKDANGRPDKVVAEEAWENHIKRNDSIIVDIFHGLFKSTLVCPVCSKVSVTFDPFCYLTLPLPMKKERTLEVYLVRLDPMAKPTQYKLTVPKVGYISDLCTSLSNLSGVPAEKMIVTDIYNHRFHRIFATNENLSSIMERDDIYVFELAVNRVEDTDHVVIPVHLREKYKQSGYNHTSTPLFGQPFLIAVPRTLSEDKLYNMLLLRLCRFVRSSVEEDEDDCEETQPAKQHTVNGNATNGLLEEGSPSEMETDEQDDESSQDQELPSENDNSQSEDSVGGDNELENGVIGPQNSTKGLQTAGHNRKRLFTFQFNNMGKTDFSLIKEDTRQIRFDEGHLRLSDRSYLSLDWEPEIKKKYFDETVVEDFDKHESMEYKPQKKAFFKLKDCIELFTTKEKLGAEDPWYCPNCKQHQQATKKLDLWSLPPVLVVHLKRFSYSRYMRDKLDSLVDFPLRDLDMSEFLINPNAGPCRYDLIAVSNHYGGMGGGHYTAYAKNKDDGKWYNFDDSSVSPANEDQIVSKAGYVLFYQRQDTVKGTGYFALDREEEEEDEEEEEGEDEEENEGEGRPERKAASSAQGAAASAASAQSDEEDPNENRRRKNDNEQEDEEEEEEEDEEEEEEEEEEQAPNRDVTMKTN, from the exons GTACCTTGTGGACAGTCACTGGTTCAAACAGTGGAAGAAATATGTGGGATTTGACAGTTGGGACAAATACCAGATGGGGGACCAGAATGTCTACCCAGGACCAGTTGATAACTCTGGTCTTCTCAGAG ATGGGGATGTGCTGGCCATCAAGGAGCACCTCATCGATGAACTTGACTACATCTTAGTCCCAACAGAGGGCTGGAATAAGCTTGTCAGTTGGTATGGTTTGACAGAGGGTCAGGAGCCAATTGCACGCAAG gtGGTGGAACAGGGTATGTTTGTGAAGCACTGCAAGGTGGAGGTGTACTTGACAGAGCTGAAGCTCTGTGAGGACAGCAACATGGACAATGTGATCACCAGGCGCTTCAGTAAAGCTGATACAATAG ACATGATTgagaaggagatgaggaagCTGTTCAGCATCGCCGATGAGAAGGAGACCAGACTGTGGAATAGGTACATGAGCAACACCTTTGAGCCTCTCAACAAACCTGACAGCACCATTCAGGACGCCGGCCTCTACCAAGGACAG GTTCTCGTAATAGAGCAGAAGAACGAGGATGGCACATGGCCCCGAGGCTCCACGGCACCCAA TGTGAAGAATTCGAGCTATAGTTTGCCATCCTACCACCCCTACAGCAACAGCTATGACTACTCAGACCAGAGCAGGCAGAGTGAGCGCTCAGGCCTCTGTGGACTCTCCAACCTAGGCAACACCTGCTTCATGAACTCTGCAGTGCAG TGTTTAAGCAATATCCCTCCACTGACGGAGTACTTCCTCAAAGACAAGTACACGGACGAGCTGAACGAAGACAACCCGCTGGGCATGAAGGGGGAGATCGCGAGAGCCTACGCCGAGCTTATCAAGCAGCTGTGGTCGGGCAAATACAGCTACGTCACCCCAAGGCCTTTCAAG ACCCAGGTGGGCCGCTTTGCCCCACAGTTCTCGGGCTACCAACAGCAGGACTCTCACGAGCTGCTGGCCTTTCTCCTGGATGGCCTTCACGAGGACTTGAACCGCATCAGAAAGAAGCCTTACATCCAGCTGAAGGACGCTAACGGCAGGCCTGATAAG GTGGTGGCAGAGGAGGCGTGGGAGAACCACATCAAGAGAAACGACTCCATCATTGTGGACATCTTCCACGGCCTTTTCAAGTCCACCCTGGTGTGTCCTGTGTGCTCCAAGGTCTCGGTGACCTTTGATCCTTTCTGCTACTTGACTCTGCCCCTGCCCATGAAGAAGGAGCGCACACTGGAGGTGTACCTGGTCCGGCTGGACCCTATGGCCAAACCCACGCAG tACAAGCTGACCGTGCCAAAGGTGGGCTACATCTCTGACCTGTGTACCTCCCTCTCCAACCTGTCTGGGGTGCCCGCTGAGAAG ATGATTGTCACCGACATCTACAACCACCGTTTCCACCGAATTTTCGCCACCAACGAGAACCTCAGCAGCATTATGGAGAGAGATGATATCTATGT ATTTGAGCTGGCGGTGAACAGGGTGGAGGACACAGACCACGTAGTGATCCCAGTGCACCTGAGGGAGAAGTACAAACAGTCGGGGTACAACCACACCAGCACGCCGCTCTTCGGGCAGCCCTTCCTCATCGCCGTCCCCAGAACCCTCAGTGAAGATAAACTCTACAACATGCTGCTCCTGCGCCTCTG CCGGTTTGTTAGATCTTCAgtagaggaggatgaagacgaTTGCGAGGAGACGCAGCCAGCCAAACAACACACTGTCAATGGTAACGCCACTAATGGACTGCTGGAGGAGGGGTCGCCGA GCGAGATGGAGACGGACGAACAGGACGACGAGTCCAGTCAGGATCAGGAGCTGCCCTCCGAGAACGACAACAGCCAGTCAGAGGACTCTGTGGGCGGGGACAACGAGCTGGAGAACGGTGTGATTGGGCCTCAGAACTCCACCAAAGGCCTGCAGACGGCCGGGCACAACAGAAAGAGACTTTTTACATTCCAGTTCAATAACATGGGGAAAACGGACTTCTCCCTGATCAAGGAGGACACCAGGCAGATCCGCTTCGATGAGGGACACCTCCGACTCAGTG ACCGCTCTTATCTCTCCTTGGACTGGGAACCAGAGATCAAGAAGAAGTACTTTGACGAGACCGTCGTTGAG GACTTTGACAAGCATGAGAGCATGGAGTACAAGCCTCAGAAGAAGGCTTTCTTCAAGCTGAAGGATTGCATCGAGCTGTTCACCACCAAGGAGAAGCTGGGAGCAGAGGACCCATG GTACTGTCCAAACTGTAAGCAGCACCAACAGGCCACTAAGAAGCTGGACCTGTGGTCTCTGCCGCCGGTGCTGGTGGTCCATCTGAAGCGCTTCTCCTACAGTCGTTACATGAGGGACAAACTGGACTCCCTTGTTGATTTCCCactcag AGACCTGGACATGTCTGAGTTCCTGATCAACCCCAACGCTGGGCCCTGTCGCTATGACCTCATCGCTGTGTCCAACCACTACGGCGGGATGGGTGGAGGCCACT ATACCGCCTACGCCAAGAACAAAGACGATGGAAAGTGGTACAACTTTGACGACAGCAGCGTCTCTCCCGCCAACGAAGATCAAATAGTG TCCAAAGCAGGCTACGTGCTGTTCTACCAGCGCCAGGACACGGTGAAGGGCACCGGCTACTTCGCTCTCGACcgcgaggaagaggaggaggacgaggaggaggaagaaggtgaggacgaggaggagaacGAAGGCGAGGGGAGGCCGGAGAGAAAGGCCGCGTCCTCTGCTCAGGGCGCCGCTGcctccgccgcctccgctcagaGCGACGAGGAGGACCCGAACGAGAACCGGCGCAGGAAGAACGACAACGAgcaggaagatgaggaggaggaggaggaggaggacgaagaggaggaggaggaagaggaggaggagcaggcgCCCAATCGAGACGTCACCATGAAAACCAACTGA